The nucleotide window GCTGCAGACCGTCTTCCTGTGGACGGTGCCCGTCGCGCTGCTCGGTTTCCTGGTCTCGCTGTTCCTCAAGCAGGTGCAGCTGCGCGACAGCGCGCGGATGGGGTCCACCGACCTGGGCGAGGGTTTCGCGACCCCGTCGGCGGCCGACAGCCGGCAGCGCCTGGAGGCCACGGTGGGGAAGATCCTCGGCGGTACCGGGTCCGACACCCTGCGCCGGATCGTCATCGGGGCGGACACCCGGCTGGACGTCGCGGGGGCCTGGGCGGTGATGCAGGTCGAGCTGTTCACCCGGATGGTCGGTCACGCCGGTCTCACGCTGATCGCGGCCCGGCGGCACCTGCCCCCGGAGGTCCTGGTGCCGGTCTTCCAGCGCATGGTCGAGGAGGGCTACCTCACCCGCGAGGGCACGCTGTTCATGCACACCGAGGCCGGCGCGCGTGAGGCCCGTGTCATCGGCGAGGCCTGGGCCGGCTGGCTGGCGGACCGCGTCGAGAACGACCTCGGCCGCCCCTCGGGCGAGGAGCTCCGCGTCGCCGTCGACAGCATCGCCAAGCGGCTGCTGGTCGAGGACCTGTCCGACGGACCCGCGGCGGAGCCGCGCCCGAGAGCCCTGGCCGCGGCGGGCACCGACCGACGCTAGGGCGTTTCTTCAAGAAACGCCCTGGCCGCGGACCCGGGCCGCGGCGAGGACGCCGGGCGCGGCTGCGGCGGGGCGCGCCGTCAGCGCAGGAGCAGCTGCAGGCCGCCCAGTACCGTCGCCGCGATCACCAGTTGTTCGAACAGGCGCTGGTTGATGCGGTCCACCGCCCACTTGCCGAGGAGGGCGCCCGGGAGGACGAAGACGGCCAGGGCCGCGTCCAGGAGCAGCGAGTGACCGTCGATCAGACCCAGGCCGACGCTGAAGGGGACCTTGGAGACGTTGACGATCAGGAAGAAGAAGGCGGAGGTACCGAGGAAGCCGAGTTTGCGGAAGCCCGCGGACAGGAGGTACATCGACATCACCGGACCGCCCGCGTTGGCGACCATCGTGGTGAAGCCGCCCAGCACCCCGTACGAGCGTGCCTTGACGCGGCCGGTCCGGGTGGTCACCGCGTCGGGGTCGTTCTCCGCCTCGGCCTTCCGGCGGCGCCACACCGTGACCCCGGCCATCAGCAGCAGGATCGCGCCGATCGACGTACGCACCATCGCGTCGTCGGCCCGCATCAGGAACACCGTGCCGACGACCACGCCCGCGGCGACCGCGGGGAACAGCCTCCACAGCGTCGGCCAGTGCGCGTGCCGCCGGTAGGTGAGGACGGCGAGCACGTCCCCGACGATCAGGATCGGCAGGAGCACCCCCGTGGACGCCCGGGCCGGCAGCACCGCCGCGAAGATCGCGAGGCTGACGGTGTTGGCGCCGCTCACGGCGGTCTTGGAGAAGCCGACGAGCAGGGCCGCGGCGGCGAGGGCGGCGAACTCCCAGGGGGTCGTGTGCCAGAGCGTCATCGTGTCCATGCGGTGACCGATGCTATGTCCATCTGTCCGGTCATGGCACGGGTGTCTCACCGGACGGGCGGGCGCGGCGGGTGTTTCCGCCGGTCCGGGCCGGGCACTCGGGTGGGCGCGAATCGACGGACGGAAGGAACACCCGATGGCCGACGCCCTCGAGCTCGACGCGCTGTGGGAGGAGTTCCACCGCGTGGTGAACATGACCTCGCAGGAACTGGCCGCCTGGCTGCGGGTGAACGATGCGGCCGAGGAGTCGGTCCCGCCGCCCGAGCACAAGGGCACGCCGACCGGTGAGCATGTGCTGGCCCTGCTGCAGAAGCGGCGGATCGATCTCACCGACGACGACCTCGACGTGATGTACGAGGTCGTGGACACCGTCACGGCCGAGACGGACCCGGAGCACGTGCCGCAGGGCGCCGCGGAGGCGGCGGAGGCGCACCGGTCCGAGGACTCCGAGGCCGTGCAGGCCCGTCGCCGCAAGCGGCTGATGACGCTGGGCCACGACCCGTCCCGGGCGACCGCGTGAGCGACGGGTCCCGACGGATCCTCTCGGCTCTGATCGCCGGGCACGGCCGTACCTTCGCCGAGGAGGCGGGCATCCGGCTGCGGAACACCCCGCAGCCGCTGTACCGGACCCTGGTCATGTCCTGCCTGCTCAGTGCCCGGATCCGCGGCTCCGTCGCCCTCGCCACCACTCGCGCCCTGTACGAGGCCGGGCTGCGCGATCCCCGCCGCATGGCCCGGGCCCCGTGGCAGGAGCGGGTCGACGCGCTGGGCCGGGGCGGCTACCGGCGCTACGACGAGCGCACGGCGACCCAGCTCGGGGAGGGGGCCGAGCTGTTGCTGGACCGCTGGGGCGGGGATCCGCGCCGGATGCGGGAGGCGGCGGACGGCGACCTGGACGAGCTCCGGTCCCTGCTGCGGGAGCTGCCGGGGCTCGGCCCCGCCGGGGTGGACATCTTCCTGCGGGAGGTGCAGCAGGTGTGGCCCGAGGTCGCGCCCCACCTCGACGCGAAGGCCCTGCAGGGCGCGGCCCGGCTCGGTCTGCCCGAGGAGCCCGGCCGGCTGCTGGAACTCGCCGGGGACACCGGTCCGGCCGTGCTGGCGGCCGCGCTGGTGCGGGCGGCGCTGGACAGGTCCGTCGTGGACGACTGCCTGCGCCAGGCACACGGGACCGGGCCCGGCACTCGTCACTCAACTTAGCTTAGGCTAAGCTAAGTTCCTGAACGGGCTCGGACACCCACGCCACCAGGGAGGAGTCCGCCATGGTTCCGCCGGTCATCAACTCCTACGCCATGCCCGACCGTGCGGCGGTCCCCGCCTCCGCCCCGCCCTGGACGATCGACCCGGCGCGGGCGGCACTGCTGGTGCACGACATGCAGAACCACTTCGTCCATGCCTTCCCGCCGGACTGTTCCCCCGTCGTGGAGCTGATCGACAACATCGCGACCCTGCGCGAACTCGCGGGCACCCTCGGCATGCCGGTCGTCTTCAGCGCCGAACCCGCCGCGCGGCGCCCCGGCCCGGAGCCCGACGGGGACGCGGCGGTCGTGGCCCCGCTCACGCCCCGGGCGGGCGAACACCTGATGGTCAACGTCCGCCACAACGCGTTCCTGCGCAGCCATCTCGGCAGGCTGCTGCGCTCCGAGGGGCGCGACCAGCTGATCCTGTGCGGGGTGCGGGCGCACCTCGGCATCCTGCTCACGGCGGCGGACGCCTTCATGCACGACATCCAGCCGTTCGTCGTGGCCGACGCGGTCGCCGACTTCTCCGCCGAGGACCACTCCCTGGCACTGCGGTGGATCGCCCGGACCGGCGTCGTCTGCACCACCGACCAGCTGATCCGCCACCTGCTGCACGGCAGGGCGGCACGGAGCGGGTGAACGGCGAACGCGGCTACAGGGCGGCTCCCTCCGCCTCCAGGCCCTCCACGAAGGTCGCGACCACGTCGATGTCGCCGATGCGCGACACGTCGACACTCGTCGGGTCGTCGCCCAGGACGACCAGATCGGCCCGCTTGCCCGGCGTGAGGCTGCCCGCGCTGTCCTCCCAGTGGCAGGCGAAGGCGCCGGCCACGGTGTAGGCGCGCAGGGCCTCGTCCACGGTGATGCCCTCGTCCGGGCCGATGACCCGGCCCGACCGGGAGGCCCGCTCGACCATGAACTGGACGGCCCTGAGCGGCGATCCGTCGGCCACGGGCCGGTCGGAGCTGCCGACCAGCGTGATGCCGTGGTCGAGGAAACCCCTCCCCCGGTACAGCCAGGGCGCCCGCTCCTCCCCCATGACCGCCGCGTAGTCGTCGCCGAAGTACCGCAGGAAGTTCGGCTGGACCACGGCCGCCACACCCAGTCGCGCCATCCGGTCCAGCTGGTCGGGCCGCACGAGGCCCGCGTGCTCGATGCGGTGCCGGGCCGCGGGCCGGGGCCGCAGGCGCTGGGCCCGCTCCAGAGCGTCCAGGGCCACGTCGGCCGCGCGGTCGCCGATGGCGTGGACGGCGAGCTGCCAGCCCGCGAGGTGGCCGTCGACGATCGTGGCCGCGAGCACCTCGGGATCGTCCTGCAGCTGGCCCCCGTGGTCGAGCCCCTCGTACGGGCGGCTCAGGGCCGCGGTGCGGGCCATCATGCCGCCGTCGGTGAAGACCTTCAGCGCGCCGACGGAGAGCCGGTCGTCGCCGAACCCCGTGCGCAGACCGAGGTCGAGGCCGCGGGGGATGCCGTCGTCCTCGTG belongs to Streptomyces sp. V3I8 and includes:
- a CDS encoding sulfite exporter TauE/SafE family protein; amino-acid sequence: MDTMTLWHTTPWEFAALAAAALLVGFSKTAVSGANTVSLAIFAAVLPARASTGVLLPILIVGDVLAVLTYRRHAHWPTLWRLFPAVAAGVVVGTVFLMRADDAMVRTSIGAILLLMAGVTVWRRRKAEAENDPDAVTTRTGRVKARSYGVLGGFTTMVANAGGPVMSMYLLSAGFRKLGFLGTSAFFFLIVNVSKVPFSVGLGLIDGHSLLLDAALAVFVLPGALLGKWAVDRINQRLFEQLVIAATVLGGLQLLLR
- a CDS encoding DUF3140 domain-containing protein encodes the protein MADALELDALWEEFHRVVNMTSQELAAWLRVNDAAEESVPPPEHKGTPTGEHVLALLQKRRIDLTDDDLDVMYEVVDTVTAETDPEHVPQGAAEAAEAHRSEDSEAVQARRRKRLMTLGHDPSRATA
- a CDS encoding endonuclease, which translates into the protein MSDGSRRILSALIAGHGRTFAEEAGIRLRNTPQPLYRTLVMSCLLSARIRGSVALATTRALYEAGLRDPRRMARAPWQERVDALGRGGYRRYDERTATQLGEGAELLLDRWGGDPRRMREAADGDLDELRSLLRELPGLGPAGVDIFLREVQQVWPEVAPHLDAKALQGAARLGLPEEPGRLLELAGDTGPAVLAAALVRAALDRSVVDDCLRQAHGTGPGTRHST
- a CDS encoding isochorismatase family protein; protein product: MVPPVINSYAMPDRAAVPASAPPWTIDPARAALLVHDMQNHFVHAFPPDCSPVVELIDNIATLRELAGTLGMPVVFSAEPAARRPGPEPDGDAAVVAPLTPRAGEHLMVNVRHNAFLRSHLGRLLRSEGRDQLILCGVRAHLGILLTAADAFMHDIQPFVVADAVADFSAEDHSLALRWIARTGVVCTTDQLIRHLLHGRAARSG
- a CDS encoding amidohydrolase, producing MLTTRLTNGRILTMDPDRPAARELGVWRGRIVGLDEEVAALPARRTVDLQGATVLPGFIDSHVHLAWTGLKAGTPTVAPCRSAEDVLAAVAEAVARAPEGGWAHLAGYDQRGLGRHLTAAELDRVSAGRKVFLMHDSGHGCLVNSAVLDLLPAELRDGEGFLAEGAMGAARALRLPHSQQELADAIGHAARTCLAEGVTGCAEAGIGGALLGHSPVELGAYQLAREQAKLPLRVQLMVSADRLHPVGAHEDDGIPRGLDLGLRTGFGDDRLSVGALKVFTDGGMMARTAALSRPYEGLDHGGQLQDDPEVLAATIVDGHLAGWQLAVHAIGDRAADVALDALERAQRLRPRPAARHRIEHAGLVRPDQLDRMARLGVAAVVQPNFLRYFGDDYAAVMGEERAPWLYRGRGFLDHGITLVGSSDRPVADGSPLRAVQFMVERASRSGRVIGPDEGITVDEALRAYTVAGAFACHWEDSAGSLTPGKRADLVVLGDDPTSVDVSRIGDIDVVATFVEGLEAEGAAL